The genome window GACCCATCCTATCAATCCTCCATTGTGCGCAATTTTCCTCAATACAAGATTGAGAACTTTGTGCAGCTAGAGAATGATAGTGACGAGGCCTTTGCTAAAGCCGCAAAGGCCATCGTGGCAAAGCAAAAAGTCTAGATTAGCTAAAAGCTTGAATGCCGGTTTGTGCACGACCTAAAATGAGGGCGTGAATATCGTGAGTGCCTTCATAGGTGTTCACCACTTCTAAATTCATCATATGGCGGACTACGCCATACTCATCAGAGATGCCATTGCCTCCGTGCATATCGCGTGCCATACGCGCAATGTCTAGCGACTTACCGCAAGAGTTGCGTTTCATGATGGAGGTAATTTCTGGGGCAGCGATACCTTCGTCCTTCATGCGACCCAAACGCAAGCAGCCCTGTAATCCAAGTGCAATCTCGGTTTGCATATCAGCCAATTTCTTTTGAATCAGTTGATTGGCAGCCAATGGCTTGCCAAACTGTTTGCGATCCATGGTGTATTGGCGCGCAGCTTGCCAGCACCATTCAGCAGCACCTAATGCGCCCCAAGAAATTCCGTAACGCGCAGAATTTAAGCAGGTGAATGGACCTTTGAGACCTGTGACTTCAGGGAATTCATTTTCAGTGGGGACGAATACTTCATCCATCACGATTTCACCGGTGATAGAAGCGCGTAAACCCATCTTGCCGCTGATCTTTGGAGCGCTTAAGCCCTTCATGCCTTTTTCAAGGATGTAGCCGCGAATCACGCCTTCATCATTCTTAGCCCACACTACAAAGACATCGGCAATCGGTGCATTGGAGATCCACATCTTGGAGCCTGTTAAAGAAAATCCACCAGGAACTTTCTTTGCACGTGTAATCATGCCGCCTGCATCAGAGCCATAGTTTGGTTCAGTTAAACCAAAACAACCAATCCATTCACCAGTAGCTAATTTAGGCAGATATTTTTGTTTTTGGGCTTCAGAGCCAAATTCATTAATCGGCACCATCACTAAAGAGGACTGCACGCTCATCATGGAGCGGTAACCAGAATCGACGCGCTCGATTTCACGAGCAATTAATCCGTACGAAACATAATTTAAATTTGCGCCACCATACTCTTCTGGAATCGTGATGCCCAAGAGACCAAGTTCACCCATCTCGCGAAAGATGGAGGGGTCAGTGGTTTCATTGCGGTAAGCATCTAAAATGCGGGGCATCAAACGACCCTGAGCATATTCCGCAGCAGCATCGCGGATCATTCGCTCTTCTTCGCTTAGCTGGGTATCTAGTAATAAGGGGTCTTCCCAATTAAAACTGGCTTTACTCATGGTTCTCGTCGTCCTATGGATTGTTTTCTGCCCGCCTCCTGCGTAAGTCCAAGAATGCGGATATTCTTCTTTCTATTATCCATTTTTCTAGACTTATGGACTCGCCAAGACGACACCATCGCTATTACGACCTGATTCTGGCTGCCTTTGTGGTTGTGCTGCTGTGCTCGAACTTTATCGGGGCTGGTAAAGCGGCTGTCGTCAACCTGCCTTATTTTGGTGAATTGACTTTTGGTGGCGGTATTTTATTTTTCCCGATTGCCTATTTCTTTGGCGATATCCTCACTGAAGTCTATGGCTATGCTTATGACCGGCGCGCTGTTTGGGCGGGGTTTGCAGCTTTGGCTTTTGCAGCCATCATGGCGCAGATTGTGATTGCTTTGCCAGTCGCACCTGGGGCGTACATGGCCAATTATCAGCATGGTCTAGAGACTGTTTTTGGAAATTCATGGCGCATTGCGCTGGCCTCGATGTTTTCTTTCTGGTGCGGTAGTTTTACCAATAGTTTCGTATTGGCCAAGATGAAGATTTGGACTCAAGGTCGATTTTTGTGGATGCGCACGATCGGCTCTACGGCAGTGGGTGAGTTAGTCGATTCATCCTTCTTTTACATGCTGGCCTTCTATGGCATTTGGCAAACCCATGAAATCATCCAAGTCGCTCTAGCCCAATACGCACTCAAAACGGCTTGGGAGGTCTTGGCAACACCCTTGACCTACTGGATTGTCAATTTCCTCAAGCGTAAAGAAAACGAGGATTACTACGATATTCACACGAATTTCACACCATTTCGGGTCAAAGTCTAAGCAAGACCTGATTTAGAGCTTTCCCAGCTCTAAACCGTTAAAATAATGGTCTTTGCCCCTAATGCTAGGGGTATCTGTTGAATTGAATTTCAGAAAGCTAGAAAACATCCGTGCTGTCCGCATCTAATATCACCATGCAGTTTGGGGCAAAGCCCCTGTTTGAAAATATTTCCGTGAAGTTTGGCGGTGGTAATCGCTATGGCCTCATTGGGGCAAACGGTTGCGGCAAATCCACTTTCATGAAAATCCTTGGCGGTGAGTTAGAGCCAACCAGCGGCAACGTAAGCTTGGATCCTGGTATTCGTTTAGGTAAGTTACGTCAAGATCAGTTTGCTTATGAAGATGTGCGTGTGCTTGATGTGGTGATGATGGGTCACGAAGAGATGTGGAAAGCAGCCGCAGAACGCGATGCGATCTACGCAAACCCAGATGCTACTGATGAAGACTACATGAAGGCTGCAGAGCTCGA of Polynucleobacter sp. AP-Titi-500A-B4 contains these proteins:
- a CDS encoding acyl-CoA dehydrogenase, with amino-acid sequence MSKASFNWEDPLLLDTQLSEEERMIRDAAAEYAQGRLMPRILDAYRNETTDPSIFREMGELGLLGITIPEEYGGANLNYVSYGLIAREIERVDSGYRSMMSVQSSLVMVPINEFGSEAQKQKYLPKLATGEWIGCFGLTEPNYGSDAGGMITRAKKVPGGFSLTGSKMWISNAPIADVFVVWAKNDEGVIRGYILEKGMKGLSAPKISGKMGLRASITGEIVMDEVFVPTENEFPEVTGLKGPFTCLNSARYGISWGALGAAEWCWQAARQYTMDRKQFGKPLAANQLIQKKLADMQTEIALGLQGCLRLGRMKDEGIAAPEITSIMKRNSCGKSLDIARMARDMHGGNGISDEYGVVRHMMNLEVVNTYEGTHDIHALILGRAQTGIQAFS
- a CDS encoding queuosine precursor transporter, giving the protein MDSPRRHHRYYDLILAAFVVVLLCSNFIGAGKAAVVNLPYFGELTFGGGILFFPIAYFFGDILTEVYGYAYDRRAVWAGFAALAFAAIMAQIVIALPVAPGAYMANYQHGLETVFGNSWRIALASMFSFWCGSFTNSFVLAKMKIWTQGRFLWMRTIGSTAVGELVDSSFFYMLAFYGIWQTHEIIQVALAQYALKTAWEVLATPLTYWIVNFLKRKENEDYYDIHTNFTPFRVKV